A section of the Humulus lupulus chromosome 2, drHumLupu1.1, whole genome shotgun sequence genome encodes:
- the LOC133817016 gene encoding disease resistance protein RPS5-like: protein MGNCISVSLQFDAIFSNCYQSTVAQATYVHNLKENLKALEKASEELTDVKNGLVRRVKIAEEEDQLTCLETVQRWISRAGALENEVQELLQTESEERNRLCPWGCCSKNYKSSYKYGKRVSRKLAEVTELKGEGVFEVVAERGPIAPVVEVPDEPTVGMELIFDLMWTKLNEEDVRIMGLYGMGGVGKTTLLKKINNKFLNSQNDYHVIWVVVSKDHTIENIQNSIGEKITLSFGGDTWKNKTFQQKSQDIFNVLNKKKFILLLDDIWERIDLVKVGIPLPNRQNGSKLVFTTRSKDVCSRMSVDKQVEVKCLSREESWKLFEEKVGNEALSVHPDILYLSKQVAEECDGLPLALTTIGRAMACKRTPQEWRYAIQILKNSASSFSGMGDEVFPLLKFSYDNLSSEKVRSCFLYCSLFPEDWPINRDDLIYKWMCEGFLDECSDFESLQGQGYTIIGSLLYACLLEEVDETRVKMHDVIRDMALWIACGCEKADHTFFVKTNVELKEQMIESWNEVERISLMKNCIKSFSGSPTCPNLSTLFLQQNNLQRVSGSFFEFIPKLTVLDLSCNLLTLLPTEISKLVSLQYLN from the coding sequence ATGGGTAATTGCATCTCAGTTTCTCTTCAATTTGATGCCATATTTTCCAATTGCTATCAATCCACTGTTGCACAAGCCACTTACGTGCATAATCTTAAAGAGAATCTTAAGGCTCTAGAGAAAGCTTCAGAGGAGTTAACAGATGTGAAGAATGGCTTAGTGAGAAGAGTCAAGATTGCTGAGGAGGAGGACCAGTTGACGTGCCTGGAAACAGTCCAGAGGTGGATTTCAAGGGCTGGAGCATTGGAAAATGAAGTTCAAGAACTGCTGCAAACAGAATCTGAAGAAAGAAACAGACTATGCCCTTGGGGTTGCTGCTCAAAGAACTATAAGTCCAGCTATAAATATGGGAAAAGGGTGTCGAGGAAGCTCGCTGAAGTGACTGAGCTGAAAGGCGAAGGGGTATTTGAGGTGGTGGCTGAAAGGGGACCAATAGCTCCTGTTGTTGAAGTACCGGATGAGCCGACGGTAGGAATGGAACTAATTTTTGATCTTATGTGGACAAAACTCAACGAAGAAGATGTGAGAATTATGGGGTTGTATGGAATGGGAGGAGTGGGAAAAACCACCCTTTTGAAAAAGATCAACAACAAGTTCCTCAATTCTCAAAATGATTATCATGTTATATGGGTAGTGGTATCTAAAGATCATACTATTGAGAATATACAAAATAGTATTGGAGAAAAAATTACGCTTTCTTTTGGGGGAGATACATGGAAGAACAAAACATTCCAACAAAAATCTCAAGACATTTTCAATGTCTTGAACAaaaagaaatttattttgttgttggaTGACATATGGGAGAGAATTGATCTTGTTAAAGTTGGGATTCCTTTGCCTAACAGGCAAAATGGTTCCAAGCTCGTATTCACAACTCGTTCCAAGGATGTTTGTAGTCGCATGTCAGTTGATAAACAAGTTGAAGTGAAGTGCTTGTCACGAGAAGAGTCATGGAAGTTATTTGAGGAAAAAGTTGGCAACGAGGCCCTCAGTGTCCACCCAGATATTCTTTATTTATCTAAACAAGTTGCGGAAGAGTGTGATGGTTTACCTCTTGCACTAACAACTATAGGTCGAGCAATGGCTTGCAAGAGAACACCTCAAGAGTGGAGATATGCAATTCAGATCTTAAAGAACTCAGCCTCAAGTTTTTCAGGCATGGGAGATGAGGTATTTCCTCTTTTAAAGTTCAGTTATGATAATTTATCTAGTGAGAAAGTTAGGTCTTGTTTTCTGTATTGCTCATTGTTTCCAGAAGATTGGCCAATCAATAGAGACGATTTGATATATAAATGGATGTGTGAGGGGTTTCTAGATGAATGTTCTGATTTTGAGAGTTTGCAAGGCCAAGGATATACCATCATTGGCTCTCTTCTTTATGCATGCTTATTAGAAGAGGTCGATGAAACACGTGTAAAGATGCATGATGTGATCCGGGACATGGCTTTATGGATAGCTTGTGGGTGTGAAAAGGCAGATCACACTTTTTTTGTGAAAACAAATGTTGAGTTGAAAGAACAAATGATTGAAAGTTGGAATGAGGTTGAAAGGATCTCTTTGATGAAAAACTGCATTAAGAGTTTCTCAGGAAGTCCGACATGTCCTAACCTCTCAACTTTATTTCTTCAGCAAAACAATTTGCAGCGAGTTAGTGGCAGCTTTTTTGAGTTCATACCTAAATTAACAGTTTTGGATTTGTCATGTAATCTATTGACTCTTTTGCCAACGGAGATATCAAAATTAGTCTCATTGCAATACCTCAACTAG
- the LOC133817013 gene encoding IAA-amino acid hydrolase ILR1-like 4 encodes MAFPKWVFLIYFFFLMVVSTLVLSLDSNALGSKFLDYAKKAEVFDWMVQIRRKLHEHPELAYDEVETSKLIRKELDNLGIPYTYPVAKTGVIGKVGTGGPPFVALRADMDALPIQEEVEWEHKSKIPGKMHACGHDAHVAMLLGAAKMLKTQEKELQGTIVLVFQPAEEGGAGAVKVLDSGVLDNVKAIFGLHVANGVPVGVTASRAGSFMAGSGNFEAVIKGQGGHGALPHLSKDPVVAAANVIISLQQLISREADPADSQVVTVATLEGSNAFNVIPETAKFGGTFRGFSTIRHLKERIQEVIVSQAVVSRCTAAVDFFEDEKPLYPAVINDDALYALYKGVAAEMLGSERVLEPPALTVSEDFAFYQEKLPGLFFFIGIQNQTVGNVALHSPKFEIAEDAFPYGAALHATLATTYLNHVLIGSQSQPNFYNRDEL; translated from the exons ATGGCTTTTCCCAAGTGGGTCTTTTTGATTTACTTTTTCTTTCTCATGGTTGTATCAACACTCGTATTGTCGTTAGACTCCAATGCACTCGGCTCAAAGTTCCTCGATTATGCCAAGAAAGCAGAGGTGTTTGATTGGATGGTCCAAATCAGGAGGAAACTGCATGAACATCCAGAACTGGCCTACGATGAAGTGGAGACTAGTAAGCTGATAAGAAAGGAATTGGATAATTTAGGCATTCCATATACATACCCTGTCGCAAAAACCGGTGTCATCGGCAAGGTTGGAACTGGTGGACCACCTTTTGTCGCACTTAGAGCTGATATGGACGCTCTACCAATCCAG GAAGAGGTGGAGTGGGAGCATAAGAGCAAAATCCCCGGAAAAATGCATGCTTGCGGACATGATGCCCATGTTGCTATGCTTCTTGGTGCCGCCAAGATGCTCAAAACTCAAGAGAAGGAGTTGCAG GGGACAATTGTTCTGGTATTCCAACCGGCTGAGGAAGGAGGCGCTGGGGCTGTAAAGGTTTTAGACAGTGGAGTTCTAGACAATGTGAAGGCTATTTTCGGGCTGCATGTAGCGAATGGCGTACCCGTGGGCGTTACAGCCTCAAGAGCTGGTAGCTTTATGGCTGGGAGTGGCAATTTTGAGGCTGTAATAAAGGGACAAGGGGGCCATGGCGCCCTTCCCCATTTATCCAAAGATCCAGTTGTTGCTGCTGCTAATGTCATTATTAGCTTACAACAACTTATCTCTCGCGAAGCTGATCCAGCTGATTCCCAG GTTGTAACGGTTGCAACACTTGAAGGGAGCAATGCATTCAATGTGATTCCAGAGACCGCTAAATTTGGTGGAACTTTTCGTGGATTTTCGACCATCAGACATCTCAAGGAACGTATCCAAGAG GTTATCGTATCGCAGGCTGTCGTGTCGAGGTGCACTGCCGCAGTCGATTTCTTTGAAGATGAGAAGCCTTTATACCCTGCAGTCATAAACGACGACGCTTTATATGCTCTCTACAAAGGGGTGGCAGCTGAAATGCTTGGCTCCGAAAGAGTTTTAGAGCCCCCAGCACTAACAGTGTCAGAGGATTTTGCATTCTACCAAGAGAAACTACCAGGgctctttttcttcattggaATTCAGAATCAGACTGTTGGAAATGTAGCACTGCACTCGCCCAAATTCGAAATCGCCGAAGATGCATTTCCTTATGGTGCAGCCCTTCATGCTACGTTAGCTACTACTTATCTCAATCATGTCCTTATTGGTTCTCAATCTCAACCCAATTTTTATAATCGTGATGAGCTCTGA
- the LOC133817015 gene encoding disease resistance protein RPS5-like: MGNCISISLQFDAIFSNCYQFTVAQATYVHNLKENLKALEKASEELTDVKNGLVRRVKIAEEEDQLACLETVQRWISRVGALENEVQELLQTESEERNRLCLWGCCSKNYKSSYKYGKRVLRKLAEVTDLKGKGIFEVVAERGPIALVVEVLDEPTVGMEPIFDRVWTKLNEEDVRIMGLYGMGGVGKTTLLRKINNNFLNSQNEYHVIWVVVSKDHTIEKIQNSIGEKIRPSFGEDTWKNKTSQQKSQDICNVLNRRKFILLLDDIWERINLVDVGVPLRNTQNGSKVVFTTRSKDVCSRMEVDKQVEVKCLPWEESWKLFEEKVGNEALSVHPDILHLAKQVAKECGGLPLALTTIGRAMACKRTPQEWRYAIQILKNAASSFTGLGDEVFPLLKFSYDNLSSEKVRSCFLYCSLFPEDWEINRDDLIYKWMCEGFLDECSDFESLQGQGYTIIGSLLYACLLEEVGETRVKMHDVIRDMALWIACGCEKADHTFFVKTNVELKEPMIERWNKVERVSLMKNRIKSLSESVSCPNLSTLFLQRNQLLQVSGSFFEFIPKLTVLDLSDNGSLTCLPMEISKLVSLQYLNLASTSIKEFPRELKNLKMLKYLNLDYLRNLNVIPEGVISSFSRLQVLQMFWCGTRSGEMVEDRVECGSELLVQELENLKHIMTLGVSIKYVTALDRLLTSHMLLNSTQRLFLHFESTWQFLNLSTLLRMERLEKLFLLKCSRLEELKIDWEWKRREECSSHVPSPPQCSTNDLFLSLREVRVHSCPNLKELTGLAFAPNLQLLKVNKCPALEEIIRLEKLGDAPEEVKCLQPFLKLEHLTLLRLPKLKNIYPKPLCFPCLKDIEVDRCEELKKLPVGSTVTKMRPDLKIRGRKSWRNKLEWEDETTRDAFLPCFIR, translated from the coding sequence ATGGGTAATTGCATCTCAATTTCTCTTCAATTTGATGCCATATTTTCCAATTGCTATCAATTCACTGTTGCACAAGCCACTTACGTGCATAATCTTAAAGAAAATCTTAAGGCTCTAGAGAAAGCTTCAGAGGAGTTAACTGATGTGAAGAATGGCTTAGTGAGAAGAGTCAAGATTGCTGAGGAGGAGGACCAGTTGGCGTGCCTGGAAACAGTCCAGAGGTGGATTTCAAGGGTTGGAGCATTGGAAAATGAAGTTCAAGAACTGCTGCAAACAGAATCTGAAGAAAGAAACAGACTATGCCTTTGGGGTTGCTGCTCAAAGAACTACAAGTCCAGCTATAAATATGGGAAAAGGGTGTTGAGGAAGCTCGCTGAAGTGACTGATCTGAAAGGCAAAGGAATATTTGAGGTGGTGGCTGAAAGGGGACCAATAGCTCTTGTGGTTGAAGTTCTAGATGAGCCGACGGTGGGAATGGAACCAATTTTTGATCGTGTGTGGACAAAACTCAACGAAGAAGATGTGAGAATTATGGGGTTGTATGGAATGGGAGGAGTGGGCAAAACCACCCTTTTGAGAAAGATCAACAACAATTTCCTCAATTCTCAAAATGAGTATCATGTTATATGGGTAGTGGTATCTAAAGATCATACTATTGAAAAGATACAAAATAGTATTGGAGAAAAAATTAGGCCTTCTTTTGGGGAAGACACGTGGAAGAACAAAACAAGTCAACAAAAATCTCAAGACATTTGCAATGTCTTGAACAGAAggaaatttattttgttgttggaTGACATATGGGAGAGAATTAATCTTGTTGACGTTGGGGTTCCTTTGCGTAACACACAAAATGGTTCCAAGGTTGTATTCACCACTCGTTCCAAGGATGTTTGTAGTCGCATGGAAGTTGATAAGCAAGTTGAAGTGAAGTGCTTGCCATGGGAAGAATCATGGAAGTTATTTGAGGAAAAAGTTGGCAACGAGGCCCTTAGTGTCCACCCAGATATTCTTCATTTAGCCAAACAAGTTGCGAAAGAGTGTGGCGGTTTACCTCTTGCACTAACAACTATAGGTCGTGCCATGGCTTGCAAGAGAACACCTCAAGAGTGGAGATATGCAATTCAGATCTTAAAGAACGCAGCCTCAAGTTTTACAGGATTGGGAGATGAGGTATTTCCTCTTTTAAAGTTCAGTTACGACAATTTATCTAGTGAGAAAGTTAGATCTTGTTTTCTGTATTGCTCATTGTTTCCAGAAGATTGGGAAATCAATAGAGACGATTTGATATATAAATGGATGTGTGAGGGGTTTCTTGATGAGTGTTCTGATTTTGAGAGTTTGCAAGGCCAAGGATATACCATCATTGGCTCTCTTCTTTATGCATGCTTATTAGAAGAGGTCGGTGAAACACGTGTAAAGATGCATGATGTGATCCGGGACATGGCTTTATGGATAGCTTGTGGGTGTGAAAAGGCAGATCACACTTTTTTTGTGAAAACGAATGTTGAGTTGAAAGAACCAATGATTGAAAGATGGAATAAGGTTGAAAGAGTCTCTTTGATGAAAAACCGCATTAAGAGTCTCTCAGAAAGTGTGTCATGTCCTAACCTCTCAACATTATTTCTTCAAAGAAACCAATTGCTTCAAGTTAGTGGCAGCTTTTTTGAGTTCATACCTAAATTAACAGTTTTGGATTTGTCAGATAATGGATCATTGACTTGTTTGCCAATGGAGATATCAAAATTAGTCTCATTGCAATACCTCAATCTAGCATCTACAAGCATAAAAGAGTTCCCAAGAGAGTTGAAGAACTTGAAAATGTTGAAATACTTGAACTTAGATTATTTACGTAATCTTAATGTAATTCCGGAAGGAGTGATATCAAGCTTTTCTCGTCTTCAAGTGTTACAAATGTTTTGGTGTGGAACAAGGTCTGGAGAGATGGTGGAGGATAGAGTTGAATGTGGTAGTGAATTACTAGTACAAGAATTAGAGAATTTGAAACACATAATGACATTGGGTGTCTCCATAAAATATGTCACTGCCCTTGATAGATTGTTGACCTCCCATATGCTACTGAACTCCACTCAACGTCTATTTCTCCATTTTGAAAGCACCTGGCAGTTTCTTAATCTATCTACTCTTTTGAGGATGGAACGGTTAGAGAAACTTTTCCTTTTAAAATGTTCAAGGTTAGAAGAGTTAAAGATAGATTGGGAATGGAAAAGAAGAGAGGAATGTTCTTCCCATGTACCAAGTCCTCCTCAATGCTCAACTAACGACTTGTTCCTAAGCCTTCGTGAAGTCCGTGTTCATTCTTGTCCTAATTTGAAGGAATTGACTGGGCTAGCTTTTGCTCCAAACCTGCAGCTTCTTAAAGTCAATAAATGCCCTGCATTGGAAGAAATAATAAGATTGGAGAAACTAGGAGATGCTCCAGAGGAGGTGAAATGTTTACAGCCTTTTCTTAAACTTGAACATCTAACATTGTTGAGGTTACCGAAATTAAAGAATATCTACCCAAAACCTCTGTGCTTTCCTTGTCTAAAGGACATTGAAGTAGATCGTTGTGAAGAGCTGAAGAAACTTCCAGTGGGTTCTACTGTGACTAAAATGCGACCCGATTTGAAGATTAGGGGAAGGAAATCTTGGCGGAATAAGTTAGAATGGGAGGATGAGACCACTCGAGATGCCTTTCTCCCTTGTTTTATTCGGTGA